In Nostoc sp. CENA543, a single genomic region encodes these proteins:
- a CDS encoding Uma2 family endonuclease gives MTQTTTHHLYSFEEYLAFDDGTDSRYELVDGKLELIHPPTFRHLLIAEFIEISFDAEIKRLNLPWLCLREAGVRTGWRKSRLPDVYVVPSAQVMGFLDESAVCQSAPLLVVEVVSPDSIKRDYRHKRSEYAALEVSEYWIVDPIESKITILLLSEGLYEEHEFSGSQQLVSAIFPEIQLTVEQVLAGGKIN, from the coding sequence ATGACACAGACAACTACACACCATCTCTACTCTTTTGAAGAATATCTTGCTTTTGACGATGGGACTGATAGTCGTTATGAACTGGTGGATGGGAAACTAGAACTTATTCATCCACCAACTTTTAGACATCTACTGATTGCCGAATTTATTGAAATATCATTTGATGCAGAAATCAAGCGTTTGAATCTACCTTGGTTATGCTTGAGAGAGGCGGGAGTAAGAACAGGATGGCGGAAGTCAAGATTGCCTGATGTTTATGTTGTTCCATCAGCACAAGTGATGGGATTTTTGGATGAGTCTGCTGTGTGCCAATCTGCGCCTTTATTAGTAGTAGAAGTTGTCAGCCCGGACTCAATTAAACGTGATTATCGCCACAAACGTTCTGAATATGCAGCTTTAGAAGTATCTGAATATTGGATTGTTGATCCGATTGAGTCAAAAATTACTATTTTGCTATTATCAGAAGGATTATACGAAGAACACGAATTTAGTGGCAGTCAGCAACTTGTTTCTGCCATTTTTCCAGAGATTCAGTTAACAGTTGAACAGGTGTTAGCAGGTGGTAAAATTAATTAG
- the ilvC gene encoding ketol-acid reductoisomerase, translated as MARMYYDADANLDLLAGKTIAIIGYGSQGHAHALNLKDSGLNVIVGLYPGSKSAEKAQAAGLTVKSVADAASAADLIMILLPDEVQKTVYKNEIEPNLKEGDVLAFAHGFNIHFAQVVPPAYVDVVMVAPKGPGHLVRRTYEQGQGVPALFAVYQDATGKARDRAMAYAKGIGGTRAGILETTFREETETDLFGEQAVLCGGLSALIKAGFETLVEAGYQPELAYFECLHEVKLIVDLVVEGGLATMRDSISNTAEYGDYTRGPRVVNAQTKAEMKKILSEIQSGQFAREFVLENQAGKPGFTAMRRQEAEHPIEEVGKDLRAMFSWLKKV; from the coding sequence ATGGCCCGGATGTACTATGACGCAGATGCCAATTTAGACCTTTTGGCTGGAAAAACCATTGCTATTATCGGTTATGGTTCTCAAGGTCATGCCCACGCCCTGAATTTGAAAGATAGTGGCTTAAATGTAATTGTGGGACTATATCCGGGTAGTAAGTCAGCCGAAAAAGCCCAAGCTGCTGGTTTAACGGTCAAAAGTGTGGCAGATGCGGCTAGTGCTGCCGACTTGATTATGATTTTGCTACCTGATGAGGTACAAAAAACAGTTTACAAAAATGAAATTGAACCAAATCTCAAAGAAGGCGATGTATTAGCCTTCGCCCACGGGTTTAATATTCACTTTGCACAAGTCGTACCTCCTGCGTATGTAGACGTTGTGATGGTTGCACCTAAAGGCCCTGGTCATTTAGTCAGACGCACTTACGAACAAGGACAAGGTGTACCCGCATTATTTGCTGTATATCAAGATGCTACAGGTAAAGCACGCGATCGCGCAATGGCATACGCTAAAGGTATCGGTGGAACTCGCGCCGGTATTCTCGAAACCACTTTCCGTGAAGAAACCGAAACTGATTTGTTCGGCGAACAAGCAGTGTTATGCGGTGGTTTAAGTGCATTAATCAAAGCTGGTTTTGAAACCTTAGTAGAAGCGGGTTATCAACCAGAATTAGCCTATTTTGAATGTCTGCACGAAGTTAAGCTAATTGTAGACTTAGTAGTTGAAGGTGGTTTAGCCACCATGCGCGATAGTATCTCTAACACTGCTGAATACGGTGATTACACCCGTGGGCCTCGCGTTGTCAACGCCCAAACCAAAGCAGAAATGAAGAAGATTCTCAGCGAAATTCAATCTGGTCAATTTGCACGGGAATTCGTATTAGAAAACCAAGCTGGTAAACCTGGATTTACCGCTATGCGCCGTCAAGAAGCTGAACATCCCATTGAAGAAGTCGGTAAAGATTTACGCGCAATGTTTAGCTGGTTGAAGAAAGTTTAA
- a CDS encoding ABC transporter substrate-binding protein — MLSSSSRPQHPENVTVVVEISDGSFVDGFSVRLKILEDGRTIQDDDDLPDIPAAPEIPQLYEDWKAISLDNSRRLQAVPAQVTNVATLENWRTRAEELENLCRRWFRNQAFNSLRDRIRANTRVSHDQSVPVIIKCKADNEQQDEVLRRIPWHTWDLFTKLPNAEFALFTKFHRPVPTLTAPVRVLAIFGSSQGGLQLEEDAAALQLLEQRGAQIESVSEPDEETLSHLLFDQEWQILFFAGHSSSEGSGGQIQISEGINLPLKALKQRLTSAVENGLKLAIFNSCDGLGIADFLGELNVPAVIVMREPVPDRIAYKFLLYFLREFSQGTPLCLAVRKARDRLETLQGNFPAASWLPTVCLNPNQSEFVWPSIQQEPPPAPIAADIPPKNGVSLFVRWRSLSLQLQIMLGLIAAVGIFGATALWKTNQCQIFPSLCTQPDDITLTAAHVDKYISYGQKAIADSRVQLSEPYLSLKKQGIAAFAQGKYDVAITIFDNLRNQAKLNKSAPGFSKAALAALQDPEILIYRNNAMVNLRHNQNPSLPIYTIAVAAPLNVNFGMDILFGVAQAQDVAVNRKDFNLQVVIANDNNNLSQAQEVAKVLANDKNILAVVGHYTSPNTCAALNIYSPENLVVISPTSTVVNFQSIPNCNDPNKVFYRTVSSSRVEADSLVRYLIEELKKTAPKVVVFYNSQEGFSKDLFDQFEQVIRALNGRIINKFDLSDPAFDTSKLPPEVTNADALVLLPDGGTNNSMALQKAIEIVKLNKGRKPILAANPMYLQEVINKAQDDTINSLFLAVDWHPQQCGAEQYRKENNEYWGGDLNRRTALAHEAVQAVVQAIQLSKPNVTRKEIRQKLSETGIRSETAASSDVLAGSKIRFDPRGDRIEFTTRVIVTVKRVKGRLSFELVKDPSCPPK, encoded by the coding sequence ATGCTGTCATCATCCTCTAGACCACAACATCCCGAAAATGTAACTGTCGTAGTTGAGATTAGTGACGGTAGTTTTGTTGACGGTTTTTCCGTGAGGCTCAAAATTCTAGAAGATGGTCGGACTATTCAAGATGATGATGATTTACCAGATATTCCAGCTGCACCAGAAATCCCACAGTTATATGAAGACTGGAAAGCTATTTCCCTAGACAACAGTCGGAGACTACAAGCAGTCCCAGCACAAGTCACCAACGTGGCGACATTAGAAAATTGGAGAACTAGAGCCGAAGAACTAGAAAACTTATGTCGCAGGTGGTTTCGGAATCAAGCTTTTAATAGTTTGCGCGATCGCATTCGTGCCAATACTAGAGTTAGCCATGATCAATCTGTTCCCGTTATCATCAAATGTAAGGCAGACAATGAACAACAAGACGAAGTCCTTCGCAGAATTCCTTGGCATACATGGGACTTATTTACTAAACTTCCCAATGCTGAGTTCGCTTTATTCACCAAATTTCATCGGCCAGTCCCCACGCTCACAGCACCAGTGAGAGTTTTAGCGATTTTTGGCAGTTCTCAAGGTGGTTTACAACTAGAAGAAGATGCCGCCGCCTTACAACTGCTCGAACAGCGTGGGGCGCAAATTGAGAGCGTATCTGAGCCAGATGAAGAGACACTTTCTCATTTACTGTTTGATCAAGAATGGCAAATTTTATTTTTTGCCGGTCACTCATCCAGTGAGGGAAGCGGGGGACAAATTCAAATTAGCGAAGGGATAAACTTACCCTTAAAGGCCTTAAAACAAAGGTTAACCAGTGCAGTGGAAAATGGTTTGAAATTGGCCATTTTTAATTCCTGTGATGGCTTGGGAATTGCAGATTTTTTAGGCGAGTTGAATGTACCAGCCGTCATTGTGATGCGAGAACCAGTCCCAGACAGGATTGCTTATAAATTCTTACTCTACTTTTTGCGGGAATTTTCTCAAGGTACACCCCTATGTTTAGCCGTGAGGAAAGCGCGCGATCGCCTGGAAACTTTACAGGGAAATTTTCCGGCTGCATCCTGGCTACCCACAGTCTGCTTAAATCCCAATCAATCAGAATTTGTCTGGCCGAGTATTCAACAAGAACCACCACCAGCCCCAATCGCCGCAGATATTCCTCCAAAAAACGGTGTATCATTATTTGTACGCTGGCGTTCCCTGTCTTTGCAGCTTCAAATTATGCTGGGTTTAATTGCCGCAGTGGGAATTTTTGGCGCGACTGCTTTATGGAAAACCAACCAATGTCAGATTTTTCCCTCACTTTGTACTCAACCTGATGATATTACCCTGACTGCTGCTCATGTAGACAAATATATTAGCTATGGTCAAAAGGCAATTGCTGATAGTAGAGTCCAACTGAGTGAACCTTATTTGTCATTAAAAAAGCAAGGCATTGCCGCATTTGCTCAAGGTAAATATGACGTAGCAATTACTATTTTTGATAACCTACGAAATCAAGCAAAACTCAATAAATCTGCCCCAGGTTTTAGTAAAGCTGCTTTAGCTGCACTTCAAGATCCAGAGATTCTCATTTATCGTAACAATGCGATGGTGAATCTGCGGCATAATCAAAACCCTAGTCTGCCAATTTACACCATTGCGGTTGCTGCACCCTTAAATGTTAACTTCGGTATGGATATCCTTTTCGGTGTGGCTCAAGCTCAAGATGTAGCTGTAAATCGCAAGGATTTCAACTTACAAGTTGTGATTGCTAACGATAATAATAATCTCAGTCAAGCACAAGAAGTTGCTAAAGTTTTAGCCAATGACAAAAATATTTTAGCTGTGGTGGGACACTACACCTCTCCTAACACCTGTGCAGCCTTAAACATTTATTCTCCAGAAAATTTAGTAGTTATTTCTCCCACCAGCACAGTAGTAAATTTCCAATCCATTCCCAATTGTAATGACCCCAATAAGGTCTTTTATCGCACCGTTTCTTCTAGCAGAGTAGAAGCTGATAGTTTAGTGCGCTATCTCATTGAGGAACTCAAAAAAACCGCACCCAAAGTAGTTGTTTTCTACAACTCACAAGAGGGATTTAGTAAAGATTTGTTTGACCAATTTGAGCAGGTGATTAGAGCCTTGAATGGACGTATCATTAATAAATTTGATTTGTCTGACCCTGCATTTGATACTAGTAAATTACCGCCAGAAGTGACTAATGCTGATGCTTTGGTACTATTGCCTGATGGTGGTACTAACAATAGTATGGCACTGCAAAAAGCCATTGAGATTGTTAAACTTAATAAGGGGAGGAAGCCGATATTAGCGGCAAACCCTATGTATCTCCAGGAAGTTATTAATAAAGCTCAAGATGACACTATCAATAGTTTATTCTTAGCAGTAGATTGGCATCCTCAACAATGTGGAGCGGAACAGTATAGAAAAGAGAATAATGAATACTGGGGTGGGGATTTAAATCGCAGAACCGCCTTAGCACATGAAGCGGTGCAAGCAGTAGTGCAAGCAATACAACTATCAAAGCCAAATGTCACTCGCAAAGAAATTCGACAAAAACTATCGGAAACAGGTATTCGCTCTGAAACAGCCGCATCTAGTGATGTGCTTGCAGGCTCAAAAATCAGATTCGATCCCAGGGGCGATCGCATAGAATTTACCACACGCGTAATTGTCACTGTCAAGCGGGTAAAAGGCCGGTTATCATTTGAACTTGTGAAAGATCCTTCTTGTCCTCCCAAGTAA
- a CDS encoding M15 family metallopeptidase — protein MQTYQIRPYHQIPIRECGERLAEIPLEMFAVESPHPYEKLGASYGDYSPYYLRQSVVENLIQAQNYLQSLRPHWRIQVFDGYRPVAVQQFMVDYSFATALQERGLTEAELTPQQRQEIWEAVYEIWAVPSMDEKTPPPHSTGGAVDITLVDETGQVIDMGSPIDEMSVRSHPDYYADQDHPYAHYYHAHRQLLCEVMLKAGFQRNPKEWWHFCYGDQMWAWLNHQPVARYGRLF, from the coding sequence ATGCAAACTTATCAAATTAGGCCTTATCATCAAATACCTATTAGGGAATGTGGTGAACGGCTAGCGGAGATTCCTTTAGAAATGTTTGCTGTGGAATCTCCCCATCCTTATGAAAAATTGGGTGCGAGTTATGGAGATTATTCTCCTTATTATCTCCGCCAGAGTGTGGTGGAAAATTTAATTCAAGCTCAGAATTACCTGCAATCACTGCGTCCTCACTGGCGCATTCAGGTATTTGATGGTTATCGTCCGGTAGCTGTACAGCAGTTTATGGTAGATTACAGTTTTGCTACTGCCCTACAGGAAAGAGGCTTAACTGAAGCCGAGTTAACACCCCAGCAGCGTCAAGAGATTTGGGAAGCGGTGTATGAAATTTGGGCTGTACCGAGTATGGATGAAAAAACGCCGCCTCCTCATAGTACAGGTGGGGCAGTAGACATTACATTGGTGGATGAAACTGGACAAGTAATTGATATGGGTTCGCCTATTGATGAAATGTCAGTGCGATCGCATCCTGATTACTATGCTGATCAGGATCACCCCTATGCTCATTACTATCATGCCCATCGTCAGTTATTGTGTGAAGTCATGTTGAAAGCTGGTTTTCAACGTAACCCCAAAGAATGGTGGCATTTTTGTTATGGTGATCAAATGTGGGCTTGGCTGAATCATCAACCAGTAGCCCGTTATGGGCGTTTATTTTAG
- a CDS encoding DUF1822 family protein — protein MTEPITITIALTDCQQAYQFAKQQPTKERSQQVYRNTLAVLVTQRFLERLGIETDLAASHCWNPLEQQLENIADLYIPSLNGFLECRSLQKSDRKCHIPPEVWSDRLGYVIIQLDEPYQEAKILGFVESVSVLELPLSYLKPLDSLLDCLTSEPQDPVVKLSHWLKNVFEYDWQPSKNLLQIMKASVTRRAELDPQRGDIPLRQQVEKLYRHQSSHRGKTIPSHLDPQQALVNLIQTTHDDEIRWKSAELLWELDPKHPACPVISAKDLGIYLLGYAMVLIVGILPKPDGRMLVLLRVYPPEQQPQMPTGLKLIGLDDAGDLFFEVESRPQDNYIQFKFTGDRGDRFSVQVIFNDVSFTEDFLL, from the coding sequence ATGACTGAACCAATCACAATTACGATCGCCCTTACTGATTGTCAACAAGCTTATCAGTTTGCTAAACAACAACCAACCAAGGAGCGATCGCAACAAGTTTATCGTAATACTTTAGCTGTCTTAGTCACTCAGCGTTTTTTAGAAAGGTTGGGTATAGAGACGGACTTAGCAGCTAGCCACTGTTGGAATCCCTTAGAACAGCAGTTAGAAAACATTGCTGATTTGTATATTCCCAGTTTAAACGGATTTTTAGAATGTCGTTCCCTCCAGAAAAGCGATCGCAAATGTCACATCCCCCCAGAAGTTTGGTCAGACCGACTTGGCTATGTCATCATTCAACTCGATGAGCCTTACCAGGAGGCAAAGATTTTAGGGTTTGTGGAATCTGTTTCTGTCTTGGAATTACCACTGAGTTACTTAAAACCCCTTGATAGTTTATTAGATTGTTTAACTTCCGAACCTCAAGACCCAGTTGTCAAATTGAGTCACTGGCTCAAAAACGTATTTGAATATGATTGGCAACCCTCTAAAAACTTACTGCAAATCATGAAAGCTTCGGTGACTAGGCGTGCTGAACTTGACCCACAGCGTGGTGATATTCCCCTACGCCAACAGGTGGAAAAACTCTATCGCCACCAGTCCAGTCATCGGGGAAAAACTATCCCTAGTCATCTCGATCCCCAGCAAGCCTTAGTAAATCTCATCCAAACCACTCATGATGACGAAATACGTTGGAAATCTGCGGAATTACTGTGGGAATTAGATCCTAAACATCCTGCTTGTCCCGTCATCAGTGCCAAGGACTTAGGAATTTACCTGTTAGGTTATGCGATGGTTCTCATCGTGGGGATTTTACCTAAGCCAGATGGCAGGATGTTAGTTTTGCTACGTGTGTATCCCCCAGAACAACAACCCCAAATGCCGACAGGCTTGAAGTTAATCGGATTGGATGATGCTGGTGATCTATTTTTTGAAGTAGAATCACGCCCACAAGACAATTATATTCAGTTTAAGTTTACAGGGGACAGAGGCGATCGCTTTAGTGTGCAGGTAATTTTCAATGATGTCAGTTTTACTGAAGATTTTTTGCTTTAA
- a CDS encoding VWA domain-containing protein, translated as MKKFIFPIGFVIGLCVSLLSACTTFTPIDSFESADRYLQENLLPNIQVDSQLVSDSSSYSVVIPPLVDSTPNPDNFPLYGAKPDKNPNTVYIEIYSSAEKANGERTDERWLVDVAEKFNQQRQTLPTGEVIQVGIRNIPSGLAAQILTAKKGQPAGYTPATKMWLELLKSEGLSLKEIAPALVPNQAIFAIQAQAYKEIAEGGEVTFDRITDAILSGKIQVGYSNPYIGSSALNFLHSLLWRAAGHSQDGKPLTIAELESPNVNSVFSIFQKQIALTTPTYLDLKQIWIREPKKFQAIVMAYQSYVKLKKQPGFEKLAYVPFGVPENSPLVGFDWNSAAQTLALQKFATFATSAPMQQLAKEQGYENTQYLQSSKFPPIPSGEVLKAVQAFWKQRKDGGRTVYMEMIVDTSGSMEEHNRLKAVQEALRFASKHINQGNQIGLITFSDRPVRRIALAPFNELEQKRLFAAIEQLQPDGGTGLYDGLAVGLADLMAKRKVDPNGRFYALLLTDGERTHGLELNQIQDVIKHSGVRVYPIAYGQVNQQELEAIAAIREGNVYQGTPERVQVLLKDLFQTNL; from the coding sequence ATGAAAAAATTTATTTTCCCCATAGGATTTGTGATTGGTTTATGTGTGAGTTTGTTGAGTGCTTGTACAACATTCACACCTATCGATTCCTTTGAAAGTGCCGATCGCTATTTGCAAGAAAATTTATTACCCAATATTCAAGTCGATTCACAACTTGTTTCTGATAGTAGTAGCTATAGTGTGGTGATTCCGCCTCTAGTGGATTCTACGCCCAATCCAGACAACTTCCCTCTGTACGGTGCAAAACCTGATAAAAATCCCAACACCGTCTATATCGAAATCTATAGTTCCGCAGAAAAAGCCAATGGCGAACGCACAGATGAACGTTGGTTAGTTGATGTCGCAGAAAAATTCAATCAACAACGTCAAACCCTCCCCACTGGCGAAGTTATTCAAGTAGGTATTCGCAATATTCCTTCAGGATTAGCAGCACAAATTCTAACCGCCAAAAAAGGCCAACCCGCAGGCTATACACCAGCTACAAAAATGTGGTTAGAACTACTCAAATCCGAAGGATTATCCCTCAAAGAAATTGCTCCTGCTTTAGTTCCTAACCAAGCTATCTTTGCTATTCAAGCACAAGCCTATAAGGAAATTGCTGAAGGTGGAGAGGTAACGTTTGATCGGATAACAGATGCGATCCTCTCCGGTAAAATTCAAGTCGGTTACTCCAATCCTTATATTGGTTCATCAGCTTTAAATTTTCTCCACTCTTTACTGTGGCGCGCCGCAGGTCATAGTCAAGATGGAAAGCCATTGACTATTGCTGAACTAGAATCACCCAACGTCAATTCCGTCTTTAGTATTTTTCAGAAGCAAATAGCCCTGACAACCCCCACATACTTAGACTTAAAGCAAATTTGGATTCGTGAACCAAAGAAGTTTCAAGCTATTGTCATGGCTTATCAAAGCTATGTGAAATTAAAGAAACAACCAGGATTTGAAAAACTGGCTTACGTTCCTTTCGGTGTTCCTGAAAATTCACCATTAGTAGGATTTGATTGGAATAGTGCAGCTCAAACACTAGCACTCCAGAAATTTGCTACCTTTGCTACCTCTGCACCAATGCAACAATTAGCCAAAGAACAGGGGTATGAAAACACTCAATATCTGCAAAGTAGTAAATTCCCTCCCATCCCATCTGGGGAAGTATTGAAAGCCGTGCAAGCATTTTGGAAACAACGCAAAGATGGCGGACGTACCGTATACATGGAAATGATTGTAGACACAAGCGGTTCAATGGAAGAGCATAACCGACTCAAAGCCGTTCAGGAAGCCTTGAGATTTGCTAGCAAACACATCAACCAAGGTAATCAGATTGGGTTAATTACCTTTAGCGATCGCCCTGTACGCAGAATTGCACTTGCTCCTTTTAACGAGTTGGAACAAAAACGATTATTTGCAGCCATTGAGCAATTACAACCTGATGGTGGTACAGGACTCTACGACGGACTCGCCGTGGGTTTAGCAGACTTGATGGCCAAGCGTAAAGTCGATCCCAATGGTAGATTTTATGCGTTGTTACTCACCGATGGAGAAAGAACCCACGGACTGGAATTAAACCAAATTCAGGATGTCATCAAACACAGTGGCGTAAGAGTTTATCCCATCGCTTACGGGCAAGTGAATCAACAGGAATTAGAAGCGATCGCTGCTATTCGCGAAGGCAATGTCTATCAAGGTACACCGGAAAGAGTACAAGTCCTACTCAAAGACTTATTTCAGACGAATCTTTAG
- a CDS encoding response regulator transcription factor yields the protein MSQSSTKNIPLHIVLVDGSDICLTGTTELIKHQYPDAKISTAQTPNEAMSQITTLQPHLLVMDICLPEKNKPTAQTHIGLEFLQTLMQIYPKLNILVQSAYVKRLVQMKPAIDNHQGGFVIADKNITSQEMLLRISGALRGFTCIKEITDIDIYPNIYEKLNIKPEILKLLSLAFNEGLQDKAIAAQIRVSERTVRNHWDTLQNALGIDCAELRNQGKNIRIMTKIRAREAGLID from the coding sequence ATGAGCCAATCTTCTACAAAGAATATACCTCTGCACATTGTTTTAGTTGATGGTTCTGATATCTGTCTGACTGGAACAACCGAGTTAATTAAACATCAATATCCTGATGCCAAAATTAGCACAGCGCAAACACCAAATGAGGCGATGAGTCAAATCACTACACTACAACCTCACCTCCTAGTTATGGATATTTGTTTACCAGAAAAAAATAAACCAACAGCACAGACTCATATAGGTTTAGAATTCTTGCAGACATTAATGCAAATCTATCCTAAATTGAATATTCTCGTTCAAAGTGCTTATGTTAAAAGACTAGTGCAAATGAAACCGGCTATTGATAATCATCAAGGTGGTTTTGTGATTGCTGATAAAAATATTACTAGTCAAGAAATGTTATTGAGAATATCTGGAGCATTGAGGGGATTTACCTGCATTAAGGAAATTACAGATATTGATATATATCCCAATATCTATGAAAAATTAAACATTAAACCAGAGATATTAAAACTACTCAGCCTTGCTTTTAATGAGGGTTTGCAAGATAAAGCGATCGCTGCACAAATTCGCGTATCTGAACGTACAGTCCGCAATCACTGGGATACACTACAAAATGCTTTGGGAATTGATTGTGCTGAGTTAAGAAATCAAGGTAAAAATATCAGAATTATGACAAAAATTCGAGCGAGAGAAGCAGGTTTAATTGATTAG
- a CDS encoding EndoU domain-containing protein, translating to MFNPKLSTTLRIFTILLLSSPLYIQNQVTAQSQQALLPFFDNVDNPVPVGFPRGQRVDITPPAPKLNAFDQAVLNTCGAVGTKVNRHQFKQLLSQHPEVLQKLQKVTGGELLPGRKTKTQFIEDLTKIWFKRRGFEHIFCGEIYNANDIGGLHFYGRYLQLQNQGIAGRLPNNQQREEVVPGVIYTMGVVIKQGNRIIRDVIKGYSYISNAEEMLIDTTLAFKKQKNKEGACIYNVRDQETGKTFPNVFVRKDQAIITFYPDATPQGAKCRH from the coding sequence ATGTTTAACCCCAAACTATCCACAACTTTGCGAATATTTACTATCTTATTGCTGAGTAGTCCCCTATATATCCAAAATCAAGTTACGGCGCAATCACAGCAGGCATTATTACCTTTTTTCGATAATGTAGATAATCCCGTTCCTGTAGGTTTTCCCAGAGGACAACGAGTAGATATTACACCACCTGCGCCAAAATTAAATGCTTTCGACCAAGCTGTACTTAATACCTGTGGTGCTGTTGGGACAAAAGTAAATCGCCATCAATTTAAACAGTTATTATCTCAGCATCCAGAGGTACTACAAAAACTACAAAAAGTGACAGGTGGTGAACTGTTACCAGGACGTAAAACCAAGACACAATTTATTGAAGACTTAACTAAAATTTGGTTTAAACGACGTGGTTTTGAACACATATTCTGTGGTGAAATATATAACGCCAATGATATTGGTGGGTTACATTTTTATGGCAGATATTTGCAACTACAAAATCAAGGTATTGCTGGCAGACTCCCAAATAATCAGCAACGAGAAGAAGTTGTCCCAGGTGTAATTTATACGATGGGTGTAGTAATCAAACAAGGCAATAGAATTATCAGAGATGTCATCAAAGGTTATAGCTATATCAGCAATGCCGAAGAAATGTTAATAGATACTACACTCGCATTTAAAAAGCAAAAGAATAAAGAAGGAGCTTGCATTTACAATGTGCGTGATCAAGAAACAGGCAAAACTTTTCCTAACGTTTTTGTAAGAAAGGATCAGGCAATTATTACTTTCTACCCTGATGCTACTCCCCAAGGCGCGAAATGCAGACATTAA
- a CDS encoding metal ABC transporter permease, translated as MLDALIEPLQYGFMQRSLVIAILVGLLCAVVGSYLMVQRLALLGDAISHSVLPGLAIAFMVGANIFIGAFIAGVFSTIIITWIRTRSPIKEDAAMGIVFSAFFALGVTLITLIQKDNKIDLNHFLFGNILGVTINEVRDTAIISTIVLVVIVLLYKELLFFTFDPLGAQAAGLPVNRLNFGLMLLIALTIVASMKAVGVILVLSLLITPGATAYLLVKRLHQVMILGASIGVFSSISGMYLSYFYNLPSGPAIVLVVSSLFLLAFLFSPKHGVLIPTNK; from the coding sequence ATGTTAGATGCTTTAATTGAACCGTTGCAGTATGGTTTTATGCAGCGATCGCTTGTGATTGCAATTTTAGTGGGTTTGTTGTGTGCGGTGGTGGGTAGTTATTTGATGGTGCAAAGATTAGCACTTTTGGGGGATGCTATTAGTCACTCGGTTTTACCTGGACTGGCGATCGCTTTTATGGTGGGGGCTAATATTTTTATTGGCGCGTTTATTGCCGGGGTTTTTAGTACGATTATCATTACCTGGATTAGAACGCGATCGCCTATTAAAGAAGATGCTGCAATGGGGATAGTTTTCTCCGCCTTTTTCGCACTCGGTGTTACCCTCATTACTTTAATTCAAAAAGATAATAAAATCGACCTCAATCACTTTTTATTCGGTAATATTCTCGGCGTTACTATTAATGAAGTCCGAGACACAGCAATTATTTCCACTATTGTTTTAGTAGTAATTGTTCTGCTATATAAAGAACTACTATTTTTTACATTTGACCCTTTAGGAGCGCAAGCCGCAGGTTTGCCTGTTAATCGCCTCAATTTTGGCTTAATGCTGCTAATTGCTTTAACAATTGTCGCTAGTATGAAAGCGGTGGGAGTAATTTTAGTGTTGTCTCTCTTAATCACCCCCGGAGCTACTGCTTATCTTTTGGTCAAACGGTTACACCAAGTGATGATTTTAGGTGCAAGTATTGGCGTTTTTTCTAGCATTAGCGGTATGTATTTGAGCTACTTTTATAATTTGCCTTCTGGCCCAGCTATTGTATTAGTAGTTTCGAGTCTATTCCTGTTAGCATTTCTATTTAGTCCCAAACATGGTGTTTTAATTCCCACAAATAAGTGA